A single window of Microplitis demolitor isolate Queensland-Clemson2020A chromosome 7, iyMicDemo2.1a, whole genome shotgun sequence DNA harbors:
- the LOC103569426 gene encoding H(+)/Cl(-) exchange transporter 7 encodes MTSPEDSVIVLNTSDVDESNQGRDNSTEDEKLVKSRPRNNFPSYSNEDVNVRFRGISCSRNDNTFNNLIENVSTRQSNRINNGEFEPGVTNFLSANYESLDYDTCENSLLQDEERKKGYKYVVKKNFARWFIFLLIGILTASIACFVDISIEELSDIKYETLKYYVDNCVAQNCLWIPYLIWVMVNIVIVLIGAVLVTYVEPVAAGSGIPQVKCYLNGVKVPRVVRIKTLAVKTLGVISTVVGGLAGGKEGPMIHSGAVVAAGISQGKSTTFRKDFKVFQYFREDHEKRDFVAGGAAAGVSAAFGAPIGGVLFSIEEGTSFFNQSLTWRTFFASMISTFTLNIILSAYHGHPGELSYPGLLNLGKFGTINYQVYEIPLFMIVGTFGGLMGAFWNYMNYKITVFRLKYIHRRWLKVLEVICVSIMAATMGSLMIYFLNDCKPLGQDPTKYPVRMFCKESEYSAVAALWFQTPESTVRSLFHDPIGSHNDATLAIFVFLYFILAALTFGLSMSAGLFIPSLLIGSAWGRLMGSGLTKLFPSCGLFEPGKYALLGAAAQLGGVVRMTISLTAILIEATQGISFGLPLIIVLMMAKWVGDFFIEGIYDIHTQMAGVPLLPWEAPPLSNNIYVSEIMSHPVVTLKTTENVGHIVALLKCVKFNGFPVVDPPSGDQNEINCYGRFRGLILRSQLIVLLLNKVFNEYNEFWETNFSLKIFRDAYPRYPSIDQVNITDEEKTYSIDLRPFMNPSPYTLQHSTTLPRAFRLFRGLGLRHLPVVNDEHEVIGMITRKDVARYRIWRHQGRMGLDELQITDKI; translated from the exons GTCAGGTTCAGG GGTATCAGCTGCAGTAGGAATGACaacacatttaataatttaattgaaaatgtatCAACTCGTCAGTCTAATAGAATAAACAATGGAGAGTTTGAACCTGGAGtgactaattttttatccgCCAATTAtgag agtCTTGATTATGACACATGTGAAAACAGTCTGCTGCAAGATGAGGAAAGGAAAAAAGGCTATAAATATgtagttaagaaaaattttgcaagatggtttatatttttgttgattgGAATTTTGACTGCATCTATCGCGTGCTTTGTTGATATATCCATAGAAGAATTGtcagatattaaatatgaaacatTAAAGTACT ATGTGGACAATTGTGTGGCGCAAAATTGCCTGTGGATCCCGTACCTGATATGGGTGATGGTAAATATCGTGATAGTTTTAATAGGAGCTGTACTGGTGACCTATGTAGAGCCCGTCGCTGCTGGCAGCGGAATTCCCCAGGTAAAATGTTACCTGAATGGAGTAAAAGTCCCTCGGGTTGTGAGGATAAAGACCCTGGCGGTGAAAACGCTGGGAGTTATCAGTACCGTCGTCGGAGGACTTGCTGGAGGTAAAGAGGGACCGATGATACACTCAGGAGCTGTCGTGGCTGCTGGTATATCCCAGGGCAAGAGCACGACCTTCAGGAAAGACTTCAAAGTCTTTCAGTACTTTAGGGAGGATCATGAGAAGAGAGATTTCGTAGCCGGTGGAGCTGCTGCTGGTGTTTCAGCAGCTTTTGGAGCTCCAATAG gcgGAGTACTGTTCAGTATTGAAGAAGGAACGAGTTTCTTCAACCAAAGTCTGACATGGCGGACATTTTTCGCCAGTATGATTTCGACATtcactttaaatattattctaagCGCTTATCACGGTCATCCTGGGGAGCTTTCGTACCCGGGATTACTAAATTTAGGAAAATTCGGCACAATTAACTATCAAGTTTATGAGATTCCGCTTTTTATGATTGTCGGAACCTTCGGAGGACTGATGGGAGCCTTCTGGAATTACATGAACTACAAAATAACCGTTTTTAGGCTTAAATACATTCACAGAAGATGGCTGAAAGTTCTTGAAGTCATCTGCGTCTCCATAATGGCTGCAACTATGGGCTCTCTAATGATTTACTTTCTCAATGACTGCAAGCCTCTTGGACAAGACCCCACAAAATATCCAGTCCGTATGTTTTGCAAAGAGAGCGAGTACTCTGCCGTTGCTGCTCTGTGGTTCCAGACTCCTGAGAGCACCGTGCGATCGCTCTTCCATGACCCAATAG GCTCACACAATGACGCGACGCtagcaatttttgttttcctcTACTTCATTCTAGCCGCGTTAACTTTCGGTCTTTCAATGTCTGCTGGTCTCTTTATACCTTCTCTGCTAATTGGGTCCGCTTGGGGCAGGCTAATGGGCTCCGGACTAACTAAATTATTCCCTTCAtgc GGATTGTTTGAACCCGGAAAATACGCGCTGTTGGGAGCGGCAGCCCAGCTTGGAGGTGTCGTGAGAATGACAATAAGTCTGACAGCGATTTTGATAGAAGCCACCCAAGGAATTTCATTCGGTCTTCCACTCATCATTGTCCTCATGATGGCTAAATGGGTCGGAGATTTTTTCATAGAG ggCATATATGATATACACACTCAAATGGCAGGAGTACCATTACTTCCGTGGGAAGCACCGCCTTTATCTAACAACATTTACGTCAGCGAAATAATGAGTCATCCTGTTGTTACATTGAAGACTACTGAAAATGTGGGACATATTGTTGCTTTATTGAAATGCGttaaatttaatggatttCCTGTTGTCGATCCACCCAGTGGTGACCAG aatgaaataaattgcTATGGAAGATTCCGTGGCCTGATTCTGCGGTCCCAGTTGATAGTTTTGTTactaaataaagtatttaatgaGTACAATGAGTTTTGGGAAACAAAtttctcattaaaaatattccgcGATGCATATCCGCGGTATCCGAGTATCGACCAAGTTAATATTACTGATGAAGAGAAGACTTATTCAATAGATTTGCGACCATTTATGAACCCGTCTCCTTACACTCTGCAACAC tcgaCAACACTTCCCAGAGCATTTCGACTTTTCCGTGGGCTTGGATTGCGCCACTTACCGGTCGTCAATGACGAGCACGAAGTAATCGGAATGATCACACGAAAAGATGTTGCAAGATACCGGATTTGGAGGCATCAAGGCCGTATGGGTCTCGACGAGCTTCAAATAACTGATAAAATATGA
- the LOC103569425 gene encoding putative uncharacterized protein DDB_G0289263, which translates to MNGQTWNVKDMSSKLLLSPSSSSSSSSSSRRARTLSGGNPSVHININNVNNYVNINNSSNNSNADRKRNSRKPIPRPHETEEEAILRRFHDAQRMARFRAKKKKAMEEAKALEAAKLTELAMISELKRRNVVFQIKPSNNNNNNINTNNNNIINNNNNNNNNNNYSSSNSSNNNSNKSISGNKNSKGSTLMIKPDQRESLMAIQNDGQSKYSQLLEVIEELGRDIRLTYAGSRTSAERLKMGIIQARMLVRDCLLETEINLRQ; encoded by the coding sequence ATGAATGGACAAACGTGGAATGTCAAAGACATGTCATCTAAACTATTGTTATCACCGTCATCGTCTTCCTCGTCATCGTCATCTTCACGACGTGCAAGAACTCTCAGTGGTGGTAATCCTAgtgtacatataaatattaacaatgtaaataattatgtcaatataaataacagCAGCAATAACAGTAATGCCgatagaaaaagaaattcGAGAAAGCCGATACCAAGGCCACATGAAACTGAAGAAGAAGCTATTTTGAGGAGATTCCACGATGCTCAGAGGATGGCGCGTTTTcgtgctaaaaaaaaaaaagctatggAAGAAGCTAAAGCACTGGAGGCTGCCAAATTAACAGAACTTGCTATGATATCCGAATTAAAACGACGTAATGttgtatttcaaataaaacctagcaataataataataataatattaataccaataataataatattattaataataataataataataataataataataattacagtagtagtaatagtagtaataataatagtaataaaagtattagtgGTAATAAAAATAGCAAAGGATCGACGTTGATGATAAAACCCGATCAGAGAGAAAGTTTGATGGCAATTCAAAATGATGGACAGAGTAAATATTCCCAATTGCTAGAAGTGATAGAAGAACTTGGCAGAGACATCAGACTGACTTATGCTGGCAGTAGAACCTCAGCTGAGAGACTGAAAATGGGAATAATCCAAGCGCGAATGCTAGTCAGAGATTGTCTGCTGGAAACAGAGATTAATTTACGACAATAA
- the LOC103569424 gene encoding putative cyclin-dependent serine/threonine-protein kinase DDB_G0272797/DDB_G0274007 isoform X2 — MDKLMQETAEERAIRLYTAAERMKNVRAKESEDQAALRRMQEAQRMARHRAKKKRCLDENLAREISKIAELSKMPDAATIAQMSEMNMNKISAELKQMMERGKVPEHIVQMAQLAEFSKMTELNKMSQDMAKRYEMEKMAEYAKTTEYIKMQEIAKMSELAKMNEMVKYSEMAKYSNDISKMNEIAKMNEMMKISQMAKINEVQRMNEIAKLNEMVKMTEMAKYNDMSKYNEIAQINEMAKEFVKMSEKSKMNEMIKMANMQNDITKMPEYSKMAEMAKLTELAKLNEITITKLNDPPQPVSHHQHQQHQQQHQQHQQHQQHQQHQQHQHQHQHQQHQQHHQQHQHQQHQHQQLQQQQPPPPPPPPKQEIPRIPEPVITVPNPRNLQNAQSAQVQNVQASPSSTINFPSVPGQGKYAQLLVIIEELGRDIRLSYAGSRSAAERLKMGIQHARILVRECLLETEHNARQ; from the exons ATGGATAAATTAATGCAAg AAACTGCTGAGGAACGGGCGATCAGACTGTACACGGCAGCAGAGAGGATGAAGAATGTCAGAGCCAAGGAGTCTGAGGACCAGGCAGCTCTCAGGAGGATGCAGGAGGCCCAGAGGATGGCCAGGCATCGGGCTAAAAAGAAACGATGCCTTGATGAAAACCTGGCCagggaaatttcaaaaattgctgAGTTGTCGAAGATGCCGGACGCAGCGACTATTGCACAGATGTCGGAGATGAACATGAACAAAATATCTGCTGAGTTGAAGCAGATGATGGAGCGGGGCAAAGTTCCTGAGCATATTGTCCAGATGGCCCAGTTGGCTGAGTTCAGTAAAATGACTGAGTTGAATAAAATGTCTCAGGACATGGCCAAGAGGTACGAGATGGAAAAAATGGCCGAGTACGCCAAGACAACTGAGTACATCAAGATGCAGGAAATTGCCAAGATGTCTGAGTTGGCCAAAATGAATGAAATGGTTAAATATTCAGAGATGGCTAAGTATTCAAATGACATTTCCAAGATGAATGAAATAGCAAAGATGAATGAGATGATGAAAATATCACAGATGGCTAAAATAAATGAGGTCCAGCGAATGAATGAAATCGCAAAGTTGAATGAGATGGTGAAGATGACGGAAATGGCTAAATATAACGACATGAGTAAGTACAATGAGATCGCACAGATAAATGAAATGGCCAAGGAGTTTGTTAAAATGAGCGAGAAATCTAAAATGAATGAGATGATTAAAATGGCTAATATGCAGAATGATATCACCAAGATGCCTGAATACTCGAAGATGGCTGAGATGGCGAAACTTACTGAGCTAGCTAAACTCAATGAGATAacaataactaaattaaatgatcCACCACAACCTGTGTCCCATCATCAACATCAGCAACACCAGCAGCAGCATCAACAACACCAGCAACATCAGCAGCATCAACAGCATCAGCAGCACCAGCACCAACATCAGCATCAACAACACCAGCAACATCATCAACAGCATCAGCACCAACAGCATCAACACCAGCAGCTACAACAGCAGCAACCACCACCTCCGCCTCCACCGCCGAAGCAAGAAATTCCCCGGATCCCGGAGCCCGTTATCACGGTACCGAATCCCAGAAACCTGCAAAATGCCCAGTCTGCCCAGGTACAAAATGTACAGGCGAGTCCTTCGAGTACTATTAATTTTCCCTCAGTACCAGGTCAAGGAAAGTACGCCCAGCTGCTAGTGATTATTGAAGAACTCGGCCGCGATATTCGTTTATCGTATGCTGGGAGTCGCAGTGCCGCTGAGAGGCTAAAAATGGGCATCCAGCACGCGAGGATTCTCGTCAGAGAGTGTCTGCTGGAGACAGAACACAATGCACGGCAATGA
- the LOC103569424 gene encoding uncharacterized protein LOC103569424 isoform X1, producing the protein MYEFENERLMSETAEERAIRLYTAAERMKNVRAKESEDQAALRRMQEAQRMARHRAKKKRCLDENLAREISKIAELSKMPDAATIAQMSEMNMNKISAELKQMMERGKVPEHIVQMAQLAEFSKMTELNKMSQDMAKRYEMEKMAEYAKTTEYIKMQEIAKMSELAKMNEMVKYSEMAKYSNDISKMNEIAKMNEMMKISQMAKINEVQRMNEIAKLNEMVKMTEMAKYNDMSKYNEIAQINEMAKEFVKMSEKSKMNEMIKMANMQNDITKMPEYSKMAEMAKLTELAKLNEITITKLNDPPQPVSHHQHQQHQQQHQQHQQHQQHQQHQQHQHQHQHQQHQQHHQQHQHQQHQHQQLQQQQPPPPPPPPKQEIPRIPEPVITVPNPRNLQNAQSAQVQNVQASPSSTINFPSVPGQGKYAQLLVIIEELGRDIRLSYAGSRSAAERLKMGIQHARILVRECLLETEHNARQ; encoded by the coding sequence ATGTACGAGTTTGAAAACGAGAGACTTATGTCAGAAACTGCTGAGGAACGGGCGATCAGACTGTACACGGCAGCAGAGAGGATGAAGAATGTCAGAGCCAAGGAGTCTGAGGACCAGGCAGCTCTCAGGAGGATGCAGGAGGCCCAGAGGATGGCCAGGCATCGGGCTAAAAAGAAACGATGCCTTGATGAAAACCTGGCCagggaaatttcaaaaattgctgAGTTGTCGAAGATGCCGGACGCAGCGACTATTGCACAGATGTCGGAGATGAACATGAACAAAATATCTGCTGAGTTGAAGCAGATGATGGAGCGGGGCAAAGTTCCTGAGCATATTGTCCAGATGGCCCAGTTGGCTGAGTTCAGTAAAATGACTGAGTTGAATAAAATGTCTCAGGACATGGCCAAGAGGTACGAGATGGAAAAAATGGCCGAGTACGCCAAGACAACTGAGTACATCAAGATGCAGGAAATTGCCAAGATGTCTGAGTTGGCCAAAATGAATGAAATGGTTAAATATTCAGAGATGGCTAAGTATTCAAATGACATTTCCAAGATGAATGAAATAGCAAAGATGAATGAGATGATGAAAATATCACAGATGGCTAAAATAAATGAGGTCCAGCGAATGAATGAAATCGCAAAGTTGAATGAGATGGTGAAGATGACGGAAATGGCTAAATATAACGACATGAGTAAGTACAATGAGATCGCACAGATAAATGAAATGGCCAAGGAGTTTGTTAAAATGAGCGAGAAATCTAAAATGAATGAGATGATTAAAATGGCTAATATGCAGAATGATATCACCAAGATGCCTGAATACTCGAAGATGGCTGAGATGGCGAAACTTACTGAGCTAGCTAAACTCAATGAGATAacaataactaaattaaatgatcCACCACAACCTGTGTCCCATCATCAACATCAGCAACACCAGCAGCAGCATCAACAACACCAGCAACATCAGCAGCATCAACAGCATCAGCAGCACCAGCACCAACATCAGCATCAACAACACCAGCAACATCATCAACAGCATCAGCACCAACAGCATCAACACCAGCAGCTACAACAGCAGCAACCACCACCTCCGCCTCCACCGCCGAAGCAAGAAATTCCCCGGATCCCGGAGCCCGTTATCACGGTACCGAATCCCAGAAACCTGCAAAATGCCCAGTCTGCCCAGGTACAAAATGTACAGGCGAGTCCTTCGAGTACTATTAATTTTCCCTCAGTACCAGGTCAAGGAAAGTACGCCCAGCTGCTAGTGATTATTGAAGAACTCGGCCGCGATATTCGTTTATCGTATGCTGGGAGTCGCAGTGCCGCTGAGAGGCTAAAAATGGGCATCCAGCACGCGAGGATTCTCGTCAGAGAGTGTCTGCTGGAGACAGAACACAATGCACGGCAATGA
- the LOC103569424 gene encoding putative cyclin-dependent serine/threonine-protein kinase DDB_G0272797/DDB_G0274007 isoform X3 — protein MSETAEERAIRLYTAAERMKNVRAKESEDQAALRRMQEAQRMARHRAKKKRCLDENLAREISKIAELSKMPDAATIAQMSEMNMNKISAELKQMMERGKVPEHIVQMAQLAEFSKMTELNKMSQDMAKRYEMEKMAEYAKTTEYIKMQEIAKMSELAKMNEMVKYSEMAKYSNDISKMNEIAKMNEMMKISQMAKINEVQRMNEIAKLNEMVKMTEMAKYNDMSKYNEIAQINEMAKEFVKMSEKSKMNEMIKMANMQNDITKMPEYSKMAEMAKLTELAKLNEITITKLNDPPQPVSHHQHQQHQQQHQQHQQHQQHQQHQQHQHQHQHQQHQQHHQQHQHQQHQHQQLQQQQPPPPPPPPKQEIPRIPEPVITVPNPRNLQNAQSAQVQNVQASPSSTINFPSVPGQGKYAQLLVIIEELGRDIRLSYAGSRSAAERLKMGIQHARILVRECLLETEHNARQ, from the coding sequence ATGTCAGAAACTGCTGAGGAACGGGCGATCAGACTGTACACGGCAGCAGAGAGGATGAAGAATGTCAGAGCCAAGGAGTCTGAGGACCAGGCAGCTCTCAGGAGGATGCAGGAGGCCCAGAGGATGGCCAGGCATCGGGCTAAAAAGAAACGATGCCTTGATGAAAACCTGGCCagggaaatttcaaaaattgctgAGTTGTCGAAGATGCCGGACGCAGCGACTATTGCACAGATGTCGGAGATGAACATGAACAAAATATCTGCTGAGTTGAAGCAGATGATGGAGCGGGGCAAAGTTCCTGAGCATATTGTCCAGATGGCCCAGTTGGCTGAGTTCAGTAAAATGACTGAGTTGAATAAAATGTCTCAGGACATGGCCAAGAGGTACGAGATGGAAAAAATGGCCGAGTACGCCAAGACAACTGAGTACATCAAGATGCAGGAAATTGCCAAGATGTCTGAGTTGGCCAAAATGAATGAAATGGTTAAATATTCAGAGATGGCTAAGTATTCAAATGACATTTCCAAGATGAATGAAATAGCAAAGATGAATGAGATGATGAAAATATCACAGATGGCTAAAATAAATGAGGTCCAGCGAATGAATGAAATCGCAAAGTTGAATGAGATGGTGAAGATGACGGAAATGGCTAAATATAACGACATGAGTAAGTACAATGAGATCGCACAGATAAATGAAATGGCCAAGGAGTTTGTTAAAATGAGCGAGAAATCTAAAATGAATGAGATGATTAAAATGGCTAATATGCAGAATGATATCACCAAGATGCCTGAATACTCGAAGATGGCTGAGATGGCGAAACTTACTGAGCTAGCTAAACTCAATGAGATAacaataactaaattaaatgatcCACCACAACCTGTGTCCCATCATCAACATCAGCAACACCAGCAGCAGCATCAACAACACCAGCAACATCAGCAGCATCAACAGCATCAGCAGCACCAGCACCAACATCAGCATCAACAACACCAGCAACATCATCAACAGCATCAGCACCAACAGCATCAACACCAGCAGCTACAACAGCAGCAACCACCACCTCCGCCTCCACCGCCGAAGCAAGAAATTCCCCGGATCCCGGAGCCCGTTATCACGGTACCGAATCCCAGAAACCTGCAAAATGCCCAGTCTGCCCAGGTACAAAATGTACAGGCGAGTCCTTCGAGTACTATTAATTTTCCCTCAGTACCAGGTCAAGGAAAGTACGCCCAGCTGCTAGTGATTATTGAAGAACTCGGCCGCGATATTCGTTTATCGTATGCTGGGAGTCGCAGTGCCGCTGAGAGGCTAAAAATGGGCATCCAGCACGCGAGGATTCTCGTCAGAGAGTGTCTGCTGGAGACAGAACACAATGCACGGCAATGA
- the LOC103569507 gene encoding diphthine methyltransferase, producing the protein MFKTLETFDTEFSADSVEWCPIKGFKDLFVCGTYQLFPEESSDSSVTKSSGQKRLGRIFLFKIRAPGKLKLLQQLEVPAVLDMKWAHVRCQDKILLGVVNSLGFLQVFKLDEDEGKIELLVETSVSSEDPVLALSLDWSTGRGTNGLDVKITVSDSKGYVSLFYFGQSKLECLSSQEAHEFEAWITAFDYWNTDVIYSGGDDCKFKKFDSREGLQVIGTNRSHEAGVTSLHSNAMEEFFLASGSYDETLRLWDTRNFRRPVSEIKLGGGIWRLKWDPFDCRYLLAACMYSGFRIIDCQRKDDPQVIAEYHDHQSIAYGCDWSFLTGEKVTEILSLSENQMTVHTSLAATCSFYDHTLKLSSIKFEN; encoded by the exons ATGTTTAAGACACTGGAGACATTTGACACTGAATTTTCAGCAGATTCTGTGGAATGGTGTCCAATTAAAGGCTTCAAGGACTTGTTTGTCTGCGGtacttatcaattatttcctGAAGAAAGTTCCGACAGTTCGGTAACTAAATCTTCAGGTCAGAAACGATTgggaagaatttttttattcaaaattaggGCGCCAGGAAAATTGAAGTTACTTCAGCAGCTGGAGGTCCCAGCGGTTTTGGACATGAAGTGGGCACATGTGAGGTgtcaagataaaattttactgggCGTAGTCAATTCTCTGGGATTTTTGCAAGTATTTAAACTTGATGAAGATGAAGGGAAGATTGAATTGCTTGTAGAGACTAGTGTGAGTAGCGAGGATCCAGTGCTGGCATTGTCCTTGGATTGGAGCACTGGCAGAGGGACAAATGGTCTAGATGTCAAAATTACCGTGAGCGATTCAAAGGGCTACGTTTCCCTGTTTTATTTTGGTCAAAGTAAACTCGAGTGTCTTTCATCACAAGAAGCTCATGAGTTCGAAGCCTGGATCACGGCATTCGATTATTGGAACACTGATGTCATTTATTCTG GAGGAGATGactgcaaatttaaaaaattcgattcaAGAGAAGGACTACAAGTAATTGGAACCAATAGGAGCCACGAGGCTGGAGTTACGAGTTTGCATTCCAATGCGAtggaagaattttttttagcctcTGGAag TTACGATGAAACGTTACGACTATGGGACACCCGGAACTTCCGAAGACCGGTATCAGAAATAAAACTCGGAGGAGGAATCTGGCGTCTGAAATGGGACCCATTTGACTGCAGATATTTGTTGGCCGCCTGCATGTACAGCGGGTTTCGTATCATTGATTGCCAGAGGAAAGACGATCCCCAGGTGATTGCCGAGTATCATGATCACCAGAGCATCGCCTACGGTTGCGACTGGTCTTTTTTAACGGGAGAAAAAGTTACCGAAATTCTGAGTCTGTCAGAAAATCAGATGACAGTTCACACGTCACTTGCAGCCACATGCTCATTTTATGATCACACTCTAAAATTGtcttcaattaaatttgaaaattga